From the Debaryomyces hansenii CBS767 chromosome F complete sequence genome, the window TCCAGACAATTGATAGACATATTGGTGTTGCATATTCAGGACTTTTGCCTGATGGACGTCATTTTGTAAATAGAGGTAGGGATGAAGCacaaaatttcaagaacaTATACAAGACTCCAATTTCTGTTCCACACTTGATGGATCGTTTGGGAATCTATATCCAGAATTACACTTGTTACAACTCCGTTAGACCATTCGGAATTGTGTCTATTGTTGGGGGTGTTGACGAGAACGGACCAcatttatatatgattGAACCAAGTGGGACATGCTGGGGTTACACGGGTGCTGCCACCGGTAAGGGGAGACAAACTGCCAAGTCCGAGctagaaaaattgaacttCGAAGAGTTGACAGTTAAGGAAGCTGTGAAAGTTGCTGCCAAAATTATCCACCAAGCTCACGAAGATAACAAAGACAAAGATtatgaattagaaatttcATGGTGTTCAAAAGAGGAGACCTCATGCAGACATGAATCTGTTCCTGATGCGTTATTACAAGAAGCCATCAAGTTAGCTCAAgaagaggatgaagaagaagaagatgatgatgaagaagacgCAGAAATGGAAAGCTAGATGTTTTTGTATTGAACAAGCTCACCATAAAgtaaattttatattacGCTCAATAGTTATATAGTCCATCGGTactaatataataattagaTTACGATTTGCTAGGCTATTTGCCTTGAATTGAAACCAACCTCTAACATGtaccaattttttttttagtGTTTACGCGCATTGTTTGAAATCTAAACATATAAAACGTCTATAAAACAAGTAGACATTATTTGCACAATCTTGATTTAGGTTTAGGTGCTTGGACTATAGATTTAGGATATGTCATCAGAATTTGAGGGCTCTAATCTGTCATACGTTTCAGATGGAAGTGATCTGTCTGTAGTAGTGGCCCTATCTCAAAACATAAATAATGATCTGAATAGTGGTTTCGAACATGATGATAGAAACGACATTGATGCAGATTCGACAAGGTCATCTAGTCCATTCTTATCGAATCCCGAATTGCTGTATAAGGAAAAGTTCTCTCCGGTAGCCAGTTCATTCGACGACGAGGAAGATATATCACGTCGAGTACAAGATATGGATACAAGCATTGCAAGCCTTAGAGAAACATTGGGCGATCTTAATGTAGGCGACAAGGACAAAAACAACCAATCGATAATTGTGGATGAAAGCTTTCACAATTCGACTATGGATACAACTCGCTATAATGAAACACAAGCACAATTTGACCGTGATTTAGATTTCgatcaaaattcaaatgaCGGCAAGACAGAAAGCCCTAGACATAAAAAGGCTATATCGCCTTGGAAACAGCTTCGGTCAACGTCTACGGCCGCTCCTGGACATATGGGAGAAATACCCAAATTGCATTTCAATCaatctaatttttttaacaACGACACTAAGCAATCACTTACCCATGACACCACTGCAGTTGCCAAAATCAATGAGCTAAATAAACAAGTCACAGGATATAGAATTCAGATAAAACTATTTAAACAGTTTTTGCAacatttaattgataaaactCGCTACAGTAATACAGATAATGTATTTGACATTAGCGAGTTAAACCATTTCCAGAATAATCTTAACGGACTATCACCACTGAGATCTACAGGAATACGGTCAGGAAGTATAAACACTAATGCAGAGATTGAAGACAATTTGTCTCAAAATTACGATGAATTACTCAAGTTGAATGAAGATCTTTATTTAAACTTAGaagattttcaaaatcaattgcaCGATAAAGAAGTGCAACTAAATAATGCAAACGTATATATGAACGACTGTTCGAGaattataaatgaaattttagaatTGCTTATCAATGATCCTTCCACTGATGACCCGTCAAGACAAGCTTTAGTTAAGTGTTTAGATGGTGCTGCAAGTGATGCAAAGCTTTCAAAATCACTAGAAACAAAACTTTATGTTGTTCGGTTGGAGCTTCGAAAGAAAATGGAACGTAAGGATCACAGCTATCCTTCACCACCCCCTTCAAATCCtgaaaaagaacaaattgaacTATCAGGATATATAACAATTATTCAAGGGCTTATAGCATCATTAGACAAGGTGCAAAAGGAATTTTTGGCTCATAAACAAGACACATCAAAAATCCAAGAAGACTTAAAAAAAGAGGTTGAGAGTACACAAACAATAAGAGCAAATTACGAATCATTGTACAATAAGTTCAATCAACTATGCGCGAGTTTAGAAAGATCTAGATCAGATGATGCTGACAGTGAAATGCAGAAGCTTAGAATAGAAAATCAGAAATTAAGAACCATAAACAACACCGTTGAcaacaaattcaatgaGTATCAGAaagttattgataaattgcAACTGGAAGTAAACGACTTACAAAAGCACTATAGCAATAGTTCAATAGGCGAAACTAGTGAATGGCTAAAATCTTCTAACGATGGGTTCCATCATAATGACTTATTGCTATCACATAAAGAGGTAAACCAACTTCAAGAACAATTGAACAATCTTACTGAACGTTATAGAAAATTACAAGatgattcttcaaatacGATATCTACATTGActaatcaattgaataacaaGAAACAGGAGAGTTTATCGTTGGGTGcaaatcaaagaattaCCGACCAACTAAAGAACGATTTAGAATTAGCAGTAGAAAAGCAACGTGTCTTGAAAGCGGAAAAGATCAGATTGTCTTATAGTCTTGAATCTCTTGCAAAGGACAAGGTATCTTTACAGACCACTATCAGAAGTTTGACTGAAAAGATTACCTCACTAACAGTAGAAGCGCCCCACTAcaagaaagatgaaatGAACGAGGGCctcaaaaaattgaacgTGTTAGAATATCAATTAAGTGAATTGCTTCTGCGTGATGTTCATGagtttcaaaaatttctaaaatctTTCATCAAGATAGCAGAtgattcttctttaaaAGAACCTAAGAGGAAAATTGATACTTTAGCAAAGAAGATTTCCCAGGAGAGAAACTCCGACCGTACTGATGAGATGACCCTGTGGGATATTTCAGAATTGAACACGATCCGTGAGTACCATAAGTCAGTGTTCGACTACTTTGCCAGAGCAGTAGATATTATCGTTAACGATCATGTCAAacttttattgaaagaaggTGAAAATACTTCGCAAACTAACGAATAtgttaataaattgcaCAAAAGAATAGATGAATTAAACAATGTGAATGACAATTTGACAAGACAACTAGATTCTTATTACACAGATGATAGCCACAACGATACTACTCAAAATACAAGTATTACATCAACGGGATCGAAAATGAGGATAACTGAGTTAACTAATAGGTGGAAAGCCGAAAGAGAAGCAAGAGTATATGAGAATCAAGAAGCTAAGAAAAGATTAAAGGAGTTAGATAGAGAAAATGCTAGGTTAAGACAGGAACTTGATCAAGTGTCCTAGGTTTTATGTACTAATATATCTGTATAATAGaattacacaaaatcataattttcagcatcaaaaatttttttcaacgCGAGCACATCTTGAGCATGGAATTATCTTAAGACctttatcaatttatatttcaaatacaCAGGCTTAAATATGAACGATAATATGTCTGAACAAGAGTATAGGAGTCTCGAGAAAGAGGTCCAATTAGATGACCTTGACTTCTCTGACTTGGAAGCCAAGTACGCAGTTAATTCTGATTTTGGTATGGATAATTATGTTGTTGTCGATGGTGCTCCAATTGCTCCAGAGGCTAAAGTTCCTATTTTAATCAAGgttttaaagaaattattcaacACTGTTGGTGAAGTTGTCGAAGGTGACGAAGGAATCCACATGCCATTACAAGATGGTAAGTCCAAGGGTTATTTGTTTGTTCAATTTAAGACTCCTCAAATGGCAGAAGCTGCTATCCAACAATTGCACGGCAAGAAATTAGATCAAAAGCACAGATTGTTAGTCAACAAATTAagtgatattgaaaagtttggTGCAGAAGGGaatgttgaaattgatttccaTGAACCTGAAATTCCACCATTCAAGAGTCATGGTTATTTGAGATCGTGGTTACAAGATGAGCAAGGTCGTGATCAAATGGCTTTACACTTTTCTGAAACTGTTGGTGTTTATTataacaagaagaagaatgacCCAGAACCTGTTATTGAACCAAGAAAGGGATTTACTTCCAAATATGCTAAATTCTCTCCATTAGGTACATATTTGTTTTCCGTTCACCCACAAGGTGTCCAATCATGGGGTGGTGATGGTTTTCAAAGTATTACTAAGTTTATCCATAATCAAGTTCGTTTAATTGACTTTTCTCCAAACGAAAAGTACATGGTTACTTTATCCCCACTTCCAATTGCCTTACCAGATGATCCAGCAGAGAGATCTATTTTCCCGTTCGGCCCAGAAAGTAATGGTCATAAATTAGTCATTTGGGATATGGCAACTGGTGAACCTGCTAGAACTTTTGCATTACCACCACATTTAGAAGGTCAGAAGGATATGCCATGGCCATTAGTCAAATGGTCGCATGACGACAAATACTGTGCCCGTCAAGGACCTGGCGCTTTAGCCATTTATGAAACTCCATCATTCCAATTATTAGACAAGAAATTAGTCAAGGTTGATGATGTTGTTGACTTTGAATGGGCTCCAGCCGCCGTTCATCTTTCTGACTCTAAGGTAAAAGAAGGTGAGTACATTTTGTCGTACTGGACTCCTGAAAGTTCTAATCAAACAGCAAGAGTTGCCTTGATGCAAATTCCATCTAGAAAAGTTATTAGAACCATCAATTTATTCCAAGTCAGTGATTGTAAGATGCACTGGCATGGTGAAGGTAAGTTCTTGTGTGTTAAGGTTGATCGTCATACCAAATCCCGTAAGACATTTTTCTCTAATTTAGAATTCTTTAAAGTTACCGAAAAGGATATTCcagttgaaaaattagagTTGAAGGATGTTGTTTTCAACTTTGCATGGGAACCAAGATCAGAAAGATTCATCACTATTTCCAGGTTAGATGATGGTAATCAGAATCCATCTATTGCCAAAAATACTATTTCCTTCTACGCACCACAAGTCCTGTCGAAGGGTAGAGTTACAAGCTCGAAATACACATGTTTCAAGGAAATCCATGATAAGCATTCTAACACAGTTTGCTGGTCTCCAAAGGGTAgatttgttgttgttgctaCAATTTCTAAGTCTAGTGGTGAATTGGAATTTTATGATTGCTCatatgaagaagataaaccAGCTAACAGTAAAGTCAACGGTAAtgttaaattattaaaagcaGAAAAATACTCTGGTATGACAAACTTAGCATGGGATCCATCAGGAAGATTTGTCGCTGCTTGGTCTTCATCTTGGGCTCATTCTATAGAAAATGGTTATagattatttgaattcacTGGTAATATGTTGAAGGATAACAGTATTGACCATTTCAAGGAATTCATCTGGAGACCAAGACCAGCTTCTTTATTGAATGCTGCTGACAGAAAAAAGGTCAGAAAGAACTTACGTGAATATAGTGCTCAATTTGATGAAGCTGATGCCATGGAGGCTGATGCCGCTAGTAGAGAAGCTATCTTATTACGTCGTAAGTTGTTAGAACAATGGAGATCTTACAGAGCAAAGCATGCTGCTAATGGttcaaagaagaatgaaGTCCAGGCTGAAATCATTGAGgaaatcaaagaagaaatcattgaagaaaaagaagaagttgttGAGTAGACACTTTGTTTCTACACATAGTTCTATGTTTGTATAAGTACCATTTTccaattatatatttttattcgatcattaaaaaatttacaCGAATTACAAAGTAAGTATTATGTACATCTATCAGCTTTCCTCTATAAAGCATTTTAAGCAGACTTCGTCTTTAATTGAATCCCATGCCATTTCGAAATTTCGTCTTTCAAAACTTCGTTGACTAACCTATGTTGTTTGATCATTGGAATACCTTTGAACTTTTCACTTTCAACAAGTATAGCAAACATAGAACCACATCCCCCGGACACATCTTTAACTTGTAAGGTCTTAGGTTGGAAATTATCTTTCAAGATTCCGAATATCtttttttcataatcatccATAAGTTGTTCTTCGACAGTAGACATTAAACGCAAACCAGTCTGAGCTTTTGTAATTGGCAACCTTATCCCAGCATATGGCTTTGCCAAATAGGCTTGTTTAGATATGACATTTCTTAACATATTGTATAGGTTATTAGTCTATAAACTTTGTAAAATCaagtatatatttgattcttACTAATAGTACAGATTTACTGGTTGAGATTAAAGCATCACAAAACCGAAAAAATCATGTCTATCAAACATAATGTTGATACTTCTTACTATTAAAATATGCAATTGAGATGTCTCAAGATACAATAAGAATTGTAGTTTGTGGTGATGAATTTGTTGGAAAGTCTTCTCTTATAGCATCTttgatcaaagaaaaatttgtgTCCAATATACAAAGAGTAATACCTCCAGTAACAATATCCCGAGATGATTATACAAACAGTTTATCAGAATATGTATCCAAGGCTGgaaattctaataaagcAGATGTAAATAGATCAGAAGGAAAATACACTAAAAATGGatttaaagataatgataatggaAATCAAAAGGTACTGAAATATGTTCCTCGgacaacaaca encodes:
- a CDS encoding DEHA2F09746p (similar to CA4891|IPF1627 Candida albicans IPF1627 unknown function); amino-acid sequence: MSSEFEGSNSSYVSDGSDSSVVVALSQNINNDSNSGFEHDDRNDIDADSTRSSSPFLSNPELSYKEKFSPVASSFDDEEDISRRVQDMDTSIASLRETLGDLNVGDKDKNNQSIIVDESFHNSTMDTTRYNETQAQFDRDLDFDQNSNDGKTESPRHKKAISPWKQLRSTSTAAPGHMGEIPKLHFNQSNFFNNDTKQSLTHDTTAVAKINELNKQVTGYRIQIKLFKQFLQHLIDKTRYSNTDNVFDISELNHFQNNLNGLSPSRSTGIRSGSINTNAEIEDNLSQNYDELLKLNEDLYLNLEDFQNQLHDKEVQLNNANVYMNDCSRIINEILELLINDPSTDDPSRQALVKCLDGAASDAKLSKSLETKLYVVRLELRKKMERKDHSYPSPPPSNPEKEQIELSGYITIIQGLIASLDKVQKEFLAHKQDTSKIQEDLKKEVESTQTIRANYESLYNKFNQLCASLERSRSDDADSEMQKLRIENQKLRTINNTVDNKFNEYQKVIDKLQSEVNDLQKHYSNSSIGETSEWLKSSNDGFHHNDLLLSHKEVNQLQEQLNNLTERYRKLQDDSSNTISTLTNQLNNKKQESLSLGANQRITDQLKNDLELAVEKQRVLKAEKIRLSYSLESLAKDKVSLQTTIRSLTEKITSLTVEAPHYKKDEMNEGLKKLNVLEYQLSELLSRDVHEFQKFLKSFIKIADDSSLKEPKRKIDTLAKKISQERNSDRTDEMTSWDISELNTIREYHKSVFDYFARAVDIIVNDHVKLLLKEGENTSQTNEYVNKLHKRIDELNNVNDNLTRQLDSYYTDDSHNDTTQNTSITSTGSKMRITELTNRWKAEREARVYENQEAKKRLKELDRENARLRQELDQVS
- a CDS encoding DEHA2F09724p (highly similar to uniprot|P21242 Saccharomyces cerevisiae YOR362C PRE10 20S proteasome alpha-type subunit); the encoded protein is MTSIGTGYDLSNSVFSPDGRNFQVEYAMKAVENGGTSIGIKCKDGIVLAVEKIINSKLLVPGKNKRIQTIDRHIGVAYSGLLPDGRHFVNRGRDEAQNFKNIYKTPISVPHLMDRLGIYIQNYTCYNSVRPFGIVSIVGGVDENGPHLYMIEPSGTCWGYTGAATGKGRQTAKSELEKLNFEELTVKEAVKVAAKIIHQAHEDNKDKDYELEISWCSKEETSCRHESVPDALLQEAIKLAQEEDEEEEDDDEEDAEMES
- a CDS encoding DEHA2F09790p (similar to YALI0F16071g Yarrowia lipolytica), with product MLRNVISKQAYLAKPYAGIRLPITKAQTGLRLMSTVEEQLMDDYEKKIFGILKDNFQPKTLQVKDVSGGCGSMFAILVESEKFKGIPMIKQHRLVNEVLKDEISKWHGIQLKTKSA
- a CDS encoding DEHA2F09768p (weakly similar to uniprot|P06103 Saccharomyces cerevisiae YOR361C PRT1 Subunit of the core complex of translation initiation factor 3(eIF3) essential for translation), which produces MNDNMSEQEYRSLEKEVQLDDLDFSDLEAKYAVNSDFGMDNYVVVDGAPIAPEAKVPILIKVLKKLFNTVGEVVEGDEGIHMPLQDGKSKGYLFVQFKTPQMAEAAIQQLHGKKLDQKHRLLVNKLSDIEKFGAEGNVEIDFHEPEIPPFKSHGYLRSWLQDEQGRDQMALHFSETVGVYYNKKKNDPEPVIEPRKGFTSKYAKFSPLGTYLFSVHPQGVQSWGGDGFQSITKFIHNQVRLIDFSPNEKYMVTLSPLPIALPDDPAERSIFPFGPESNGHKLVIWDMATGEPARTFALPPHLEGQKDMPWPLVKWSHDDKYCARQGPGALAIYETPSFQLLDKKLVKVDDVVDFEWAPAAVHLSDSKVKEGEYILSYWTPESSNQTARVALMQIPSRKVIRTINLFQVSDCKMHWHGEGKFLCVKVDRHTKSRKTFFSNLEFFKVTEKDIPVEKLELKDVVFNFAWEPRSERFITISRLDDGNQNPSIAKNTISFYAPQVSSKGRVTSSKYTCFKEIHDKHSNTVCWSPKGRFVVVATISKSSGELEFYDCSYEEDKPANSKVNGNVKLLKAEKYSGMTNLAWDPSGRFVAAWSSSWAHSIENGYRLFEFTGNMLKDNSIDHFKEFIWRPRPASLLNAADRKKVRKNLREYSAQFDEADAMEADAASREAILLRRKLLEQWRSYRAKHAANGSKKNEVQAEIIEEIKEEIIEEKEEVVE